A single region of the Candidatus Polarisedimenticolia bacterium genome encodes:
- a CDS encoding fibronectin type III domain-containing protein produces MHRVKLGALAFTALAGAVVAVVSSTEPAPVRVVRFRAVDLSAPFPHDLLSPAGKTRWDLTGLRLGESFTRSLADSGDGVSLADEIEQGRRNHLYSGEGARAWSLPDRFPDLMRMGGRAALDFEDEADGRAVRLRAEVETIGIGWLHLPSGPREVVLQRALVYSEAPGEGGVLGGSAPWRVIHRWVDPRAGVVALVSRRGSADATGGAGGITEAYVLDQVLAGAATLKMYVDELDTPPFSGIAYGWDRGAGTTVASLTPQGYATMGDLIAANSWDFSGLTTGAAENASTGVTLTPGETCNIEQCGYNPGGTHPNRILSREDKNFETPADLKKTNAVTEREQRASDVVVWLRGGAQNEGVSGGLGTGESRFCYTNDDGVTRTPVPIWRFPNQDALGFYMQPGDPAWVGGPFNCEQNIFNSVCGSGGIVPKIWTKACAGTSGQHTGTQSGQILKGGVVTLPSGHTFNALLVKTVADFCVYIASGCSSLFKADEVRTFVYLWQVPAIGTVTRLMSAQNVTDGTSFTTLAETDIKFGLFPPLAITVTGSTDTTVSLTWDPGRDTHRISGYKVYWGTASGGGTPYPFNSSSHPAQVAFAGTGATISGLTPGTRYYVTVTSLSTFTDPSTSVITSYESLLYPTQVSGDPAFVYPVEVQATTTGGSCIPAVEVTGLTVEHAAPGIRICWAAASDPCLVGYRVLGAGSPVAASGFSTLADTGTETCWSGDPQAGFFLVVARGTGGTGPWGAYGQ; encoded by the coding sequence ATGCATAGAGTCAAGCTGGGCGCTCTGGCCTTCACGGCCCTCGCCGGGGCCGTCGTCGCGGTTGTCTCCTCGACGGAACCCGCTCCCGTGCGAGTGGTCCGATTCCGGGCGGTCGATCTCTCCGCCCCCTTCCCCCACGATCTCCTGTCCCCGGCGGGGAAGACCCGCTGGGACCTGACCGGCCTGCGGCTTGGAGAGAGCTTCACGCGATCGCTCGCCGACTCCGGGGACGGGGTCTCCCTCGCGGACGAGATCGAACAGGGTCGCCGCAATCACCTCTACTCCGGGGAGGGCGCCAGGGCGTGGAGCCTGCCCGATCGGTTCCCGGATCTCATGAGAATGGGAGGCCGCGCCGCGCTCGATTTCGAGGACGAGGCGGACGGCCGCGCCGTGCGCCTGCGCGCCGAGGTCGAGACGATCGGCATCGGCTGGCTCCACCTGCCCTCGGGGCCGCGCGAAGTGGTCCTGCAGCGGGCGCTCGTCTATAGCGAGGCGCCCGGGGAAGGGGGCGTTCTCGGCGGCTCCGCCCCGTGGCGCGTGATCCATCGCTGGGTCGATCCTCGCGCCGGCGTCGTCGCCCTGGTCTCGCGCCGCGGCAGCGCGGACGCCACAGGCGGCGCGGGTGGGATCACCGAGGCCTACGTCCTCGACCAGGTCCTGGCCGGCGCGGCCACGCTCAAGATGTACGTCGACGAGCTCGACACCCCTCCGTTCAGTGGCATCGCCTATGGCTGGGACCGCGGGGCCGGGACGACGGTCGCCTCCCTTACCCCGCAAGGGTACGCCACCATGGGGGATCTGATCGCCGCGAACTCGTGGGACTTCTCCGGCCTCACGACCGGGGCCGCCGAGAACGCCTCGACCGGCGTGACCCTGACCCCCGGCGAAACGTGCAACATCGAGCAGTGCGGCTACAACCCCGGCGGGACGCACCCCAACCGCATCCTCAGCCGCGAGGACAAGAACTTCGAGACGCCGGCCGACCTCAAGAAGACCAACGCCGTCACCGAGCGCGAGCAGCGGGCTTCCGACGTCGTTGTCTGGCTGCGCGGCGGGGCGCAGAACGAGGGGGTGAGCGGCGGCCTCGGCACGGGGGAGAGCCGGTTCTGCTACACCAACGACGACGGGGTGACGCGGACGCCGGTGCCGATCTGGCGCTTCCCGAACCAGGACGCGCTCGGCTTCTACATGCAGCCGGGGGACCCGGCGTGGGTCGGCGGCCCCTTCAACTGCGAGCAGAACATCTTCAACTCCGTGTGCGGCTCCGGCGGAATCGTTCCGAAGATCTGGACCAAGGCGTGCGCCGGGACGAGCGGCCAGCACACCGGCACGCAGTCCGGGCAGATCCTCAAGGGAGGAGTCGTGACCCTGCCTTCGGGTCACACGTTCAACGCGCTCCTGGTCAAGACCGTCGCCGATTTCTGCGTCTACATCGCCTCCGGATGCTCCTCCCTGTTCAAGGCGGACGAGGTGCGCACCTTCGTCTACCTGTGGCAGGTCCCCGCCATCGGGACCGTGACCCGGCTGATGTCCGCCCAGAACGTGACCGACGGGACGTCGTTCACCACCCTGGCCGAGACCGACATCAAGTTCGGCCTGTTCCCCCCGCTCGCCATCACGGTCACCGGATCGACCGACACCACGGTGTCCCTGACCTGGGATCCCGGGCGCGACACGCACCGCATCTCCGGCTACAAGGTTTACTGGGGGACCGCTTCCGGTGGCGGGACGCCCTATCCATTCAATTCGTCGAGCCACCCCGCGCAGGTCGCCTTCGCCGGCACCGGCGCGACGATCTCGGGGCTCACGCCGGGGACCAGGTACTACGTCACCGTGACGTCGCTCTCCACGTTCACGGATCCCTCGACGTCCGTGATCACGTCGTATGAAAGCCTGCTGTACCCGACGCAGGTCAGCGGCGATCCGGCCTTCGTCTACCCCGTCGAGGTGCAGGCGACCACGACTGGCGGGAGCTGCATCCCGGCGGTCGAGGTGACCGGCCTCACGGTCGAGCATGCCGCACCGGGCATCCGCATCTGCTGGGCCGCGGCATCCGATCCCTGTCTCGTCGGGTACCGGGTGCTGGGCGCCGGGTCGCCGGTCGCGGCCTCCGGGTTCTCGACGCTCGCCGACACGGGGACCGAAACCTGCTGGAGCGGCGATCCGCAGGCGGGCTTCTTCCTGGTGGTGGCCCGGGGCACGGGGGGCACCGGGCCCTGGGGCGCTTACGGCCAGTGA